A genomic segment from Garra rufa chromosome 5, GarRuf1.0, whole genome shotgun sequence encodes:
- the tmem119b gene encoding transmembrane protein 119b has protein sequence MDHSALRCLIGLSIILLSRHPTYATPVFNDSFEGSGQLDSGSADLTPTPSIFPFLNESVKSTSIDGEKQSKLFLDELEDFLRENHLPIIVISTLLFLIIAILCSAAILSRRRKVSTYYPCDFPSKMYVDERDKTGGARFFNEVPEKTNTSSSEEPVNSARKLQQDIMLATKNLRTPIKTPWKEKNEVAKDQKHAEDVECVHCDKSQEKSCGFLEDKTTNQSALEDSVEKSSPSRSQDSVPACDMEKTDPLDSGPPEESKHSSGPENSEIQEDTNKQDVATSGSPFISEEKTAF, from the coding sequence ATGGACCACTCAGCTCTCCGCTGCCTCATCGGCCTGTCCATCATTCTGCTAAGCAGGCACCCCACTTATGCCACCCCAGTTTTTAATGACTCTTTTGAGGGCAGTGGGCAGTTGGACTCTGGGAGCGCAGACCTAACCCCCACACCCAGCATTTTCCCCTTCCTTAATGAATCGGTGAAGTCTACCTCCATAGATGGAGAAAAACAAAGCAAACTATTCTTGGATGAGCTGGAGGACTTTTTACGAGAGAACCATCTTCCCATAATCGTCATTAGCACATTACTTTTTCTCATCATCGCCATTCTCTGCTCGGCTGCCATCTTGAGTCGCCGCCGTAAAGTCAGCACCTACTATCCGTGCGATTTCCCATCCAAGATGTACGTGGATGAGCGAGACAAGACTGGAGGAGCACGCTTCTTCAACGAAGTCCCGGAGAAAACCAACACCAGCTCCAGTGAGGAGCCGGTGAATTCAGCCAGGAAGCTCCAGCAGGACATCATGCTGGCTACCAAGAACCTTCGAACTCCAATCAAGACGCCATGGAAGGAGAAGAACGAAGTGGCTAAAGACCAAAAACATGCAGAAGATGTGGAATGTGTTCACTGCGACAAGAGTCAAGAGAAGAGCTGTGGTTTTCTAGAGGATAAGACCACAAATCAGTCTGCTTTGGAGGATTCTGTGGAAAAGAGCAGCCCCAGCAGGTCCCAGGACAGCGTCCCCGCTTGTGACATGGAAAAGACTGACCCCTTGGACTCTGGGCCCCCTGAAGAGAGCAAACATTCTTCTGGGCCAGAGAATTCAGAGATCCAAGAGGACACGAACAAACAGGATGTTGCTACTTCAGGCTCACCATTTATCAGTGAAGAGAAAACAGCATTTTAG
- the iscub gene encoding iron-sulfur cluster assembly enzyme b, which produces MAALLAQKCASPVILKTLSAPQLRMQCGYHKKVVDHYENPRNVGSLDKNAKNVGTGLVGAPACGDVMKLQIEVDEAGKIVDAKFKTFGCGSAIASSSLATEWVKGKSVGEALKIKNTEIAKELSLPPVKLHCSMLAEDAIKAALADYRLKQEGEPVEKTAMARN; this is translated from the exons ATGGCGGCTTTGCTTGCACAGAAATGCGCGTCACCGGTGATTCTCAAAACACTTTCAGCTCCTCAACTGAGGATGCAATGTGGGTATCACAAAAAG gttgTGGACCACTATGAGAACCCAAGAAATGTCGGGTCTTTGGATAAAAATGCCAAGAATGTGGGCACAGGGTTGGTTGGTGCCCCTGCTTGTGGAGATGTGATGAAACTGCAG ATCGAGGTGGATGAGGCTGGGAAGATTGTGGATGCCAAGTTCAAAACCTTTGGCTGTGGCTCTGCTATTGCTTCCAGTTCCTTGGCCACTGAATGGGTGAAAGGCAAATCT GTTGGTGAAGCCCTCAAGATAAAAAACACTGAGATTGCTAAGGAGCTTAGCCTTCCACCAGTCAAACTGCACTGCTCAA TGCTGGCGGAGGATGCCATTAAAGCAGCTTTGGCAGACTATCGTCTGAAACAGGAAGGTGAGCCGGTTGAGAAGACCGCCATGGCTCGCAACTAG